A window of the Dissulfurirhabdus thermomarina genome harbors these coding sequences:
- the hisD gene encoding histidinol dehydrogenase, with amino-acid sequence MLEPVPLHSPSGEECLERLVTRRFDVPAELEARVRAILDRVRDEGDQAVLAYTHQFDAPGLRLEDLRVPDEEIRRARSELDPAFLRSLEKAAAHVRAFHRHQLPNSWFTTREDGAVLGQLVRPVDAAGLYVPGGQAGQTPLVSSVLMNALPAAIAGVPRIVLATPPNREGGVHPAILAAAAEAGVHEVYRMGSAWAVAAMAFGTETVAPVDVVVGPGNIYVTLAKRLVAGTVGIDMVAGPSEVLVIADEGAPAAYVAADLLSQAEHDPMATAVLVTPSETLARQAAAALEDQLARLPRAETARRSLADHGLVLVVRDLDEAVEVANRVAPEHLELLTADPWALLPRVRHAGAVFLGPYTPEPVGDYVAGPNHVLPTMGTARFSSALGVETFLKRSSVLAYSAGAFAADARDVVRLAALEGLDAHARSVEVRLEGLGRDAG; translated from the coding sequence ATGCTGGAACCGGTGCCGCTTCATTCCCCGAGCGGAGAAGAGTGTCTCGAACGCCTCGTCACCCGTCGCTTCGACGTGCCGGCGGAGCTCGAGGCCCGGGTGCGGGCCATCCTCGACCGCGTCCGGGACGAGGGGGACCAGGCCGTCCTCGCCTATACACATCAGTTCGACGCGCCGGGGCTTCGACTTGAAGATCTGCGGGTGCCCGACGAGGAGATCCGCCGGGCCCGGTCGGAGCTGGACCCGGCCTTCCTCCGGAGCCTCGAGAAGGCGGCGGCCCACGTCCGGGCCTTCCACCGGCACCAGCTGCCCAACTCCTGGTTCACCACCCGGGAGGACGGGGCGGTGCTGGGCCAGCTCGTCCGGCCGGTGGACGCCGCCGGCCTCTACGTGCCCGGCGGCCAGGCGGGGCAGACCCCCCTCGTCTCGTCCGTGCTCATGAACGCCCTGCCGGCGGCCATCGCCGGCGTCCCGCGGATCGTCCTCGCCACGCCGCCCAACCGCGAGGGGGGCGTCCACCCGGCCATCCTCGCGGCGGCCGCCGAGGCCGGGGTCCACGAGGTCTACCGCATGGGGAGCGCCTGGGCGGTGGCCGCCATGGCCTTCGGCACCGAGACGGTGGCGCCGGTGGACGTGGTGGTGGGCCCCGGCAACATCTACGTGACCCTGGCCAAGCGGCTCGTGGCGGGGACGGTGGGGATCGACATGGTGGCCGGGCCGAGCGAGGTGCTGGTGATCGCCGACGAGGGGGCGCCGGCCGCCTACGTGGCGGCGGATCTCCTCTCCCAGGCCGAGCACGACCCCATGGCCACGGCGGTGCTGGTGACCCCCTCCGAGACCCTGGCCCGGCAGGCGGCGGCGGCGCTCGAGGACCAGCTCGCCCGGCTGCCCCGGGCCGAGACGGCCCGCCGGTCGCTGGCCGACCACGGGCTCGTCCTCGTGGTCCGGGATCTCGACGAGGCGGTGGAGGTCGCCAACCGCGTGGCGCCGGAGCACCTCGAGCTCCTCACGGCGGACCCGTGGGCGCTGCTGCCCCGCGTGCGCCACGCCGGGGCGGTCTTCCTGGGCCCCTACACCCCGGAGCCCGTGGGCGACTACGTGGCCGGGCCCAACCACGTGCTGCCCACCATGGGGACGGCCCGGTTCTCCTCCGCCCTGGGGGTGGAGACCTTCCTCAAGCGCTCCAGCGTCCTGGCCTATTCCGCCGGCGCCTTCGCCGCCGACGCCCGGGACGTCGTCCGCCTGGCGGCCCTGGAGGGCCTCGACGCCCACGCCCGGTCGGTGGAGGTGCGGCTCGAGGGACTGGGCCGGGACGCCGGGTAG
- the recR gene encoding recombination mediator RecR, translating into MAAALPPALARLVQALTRLPGVGEKTATRMALQVLRWPRAQARELARAVGELHDRIRLCSRCQTFSESDPCPVCADPRRDTTRLCVVEDPGDLLAVEKAGAFRGRYHVLHGVLAPMDGVGPDQLKIRELLERVRAEGVREVILATSPTVAGEATAGYIADLLREMGVEATRIACGIPMGMDIKYADRQTLQKALEARRRA; encoded by the coding sequence ATGGCCGCCGCCCTCCCCCCGGCCCTGGCCCGGCTGGTCCAGGCCCTCACCCGGCTCCCCGGGGTGGGGGAGAAGACCGCCACGCGCATGGCGCTCCAGGTGCTGCGCTGGCCCAGGGCCCAGGCCCGGGAGCTGGCCCGGGCGGTGGGGGAACTCCACGACCGGATCCGGCTCTGCTCCCGGTGCCAGACCTTTTCCGAGTCGGACCCCTGCCCGGTCTGCGCGGATCCCCGGCGCGACACCACGCGCCTCTGCGTGGTGGAAGACCCGGGGGATCTTCTCGCCGTGGAGAAGGCCGGGGCCTTCCGCGGCCGCTACCACGTCCTCCACGGCGTGCTCGCGCCCATGGACGGGGTGGGCCCGGACCAGCTCAAGATCCGGGAACTCTTGGAGCGGGTGCGGGCGGAAGGCGTTCGGGAGGTGATCCTCGCCACCAGCCCCACGGTGGCGGGCGAGGCCACGGCGGGCTACATCGCCGACCTCCTCCGGGAGATGGGGGTGGAGGCCACGCGGATCGCCTGCGGCATCCCCATGGGCATGGACATCAAGTACGCCGACCGCCAGACCCTCCAGAAGGCCCTCGAGGCCCGGCGCCGCGCCTAG
- a CDS encoding YbaB/EbfC family nucleoid-associated protein has protein sequence MPPNMKAMMRQAQQLQARMAQLQEELAARTVEASAGGGMVTAVANGKPEIVSIRIDPEVVDPADVEMLQDLVTAAVNEALGRARQMVETEMARLTGGLGIPGLA, from the coding sequence ATGCCCCCCAACATGAAGGCCATGATGCGACAGGCCCAGCAGCTGCAGGCCCGGATGGCCCAGCTCCAGGAAGAACTCGCCGCCCGGACGGTGGAGGCCTCCGCCGGCGGCGGCATGGTCACCGCCGTGGCCAACGGCAAGCCCGAGATCGTCTCGATCCGCATCGACCCGGAGGTGGTGGATCCCGCCGACGTGGAGATGCTCCAGGACCTGGTGACGGCCGCCGTCAACGAGGCCCTCGGCCGGGCCCGCCAGATGGTGGAGACCGAGATGGCCAGGCTCACCGGCGGCCTCGGGATCCCGGGGCTGGCCTGA